The following coding sequences lie in one Mucilaginibacter sp. KACC 22773 genomic window:
- a CDS encoding glutaminase family protein, whose amino-acid sequence MRTEINKIKILGFIGCLFAGMLLKAQDRKAPSYPLITHNTYFSIWSNTDKLNESPTTHWTGAEQSLLGLINVDGNVFRFMGMESPNYITILPASDEGAYQMQYTETKPRGNWNSPEYAASDWKTGSAPIGDDIKNVKTIWRSNEIWVRRSFRVSNMAAINKLFLKINHDDNIQVFLNGKKVYVKEGWTSDFQYIVLNDKNVLKDGDNTIAIHLMNTAGGRHLDFGLVDRQKDKAGKVQVTRQKNVDVNATQTIYDFSCGKIDLKLTFTSPLLMNDLQLFARPVSYITCRVKANDGKTHQVKVSLSASSNIAVYNPTQEVTTQKYATSKLSILKTGTIEQPVLQKAGDDMRIDWGYFYVAAPKTSNAIQFVTPGKDAASAFIKGNYQSTAKQGKMLALNTIIPFGAVGKAPAEKFLELGYDEIYSVQYFNNNLRPWWNASAKATIEGELTDAALQYKNVMGKCDDLNKSIYADALKSGGVEYAHLCMLSYRQSIAAHTLVKSPQGDLLWLSKENNSGGFINTVDVTYPSAPLYLIYNPVLLQGMLNGIFYFSESGKYPHPWAAHDLGTYPLANGQTYGEPMPIEESGNMIILTAAIAKAQGNANYAKLHWKTLSTWVDYLAKEGLDPKMQLCTDDFAGHLARNANLSVKAIVSIACYAQMAETLGYTEIAGKYRAIAVNMVPKWMEMADGGDHYALTFDDKSTWSQKYNLVWDKVLNLNLFPQKVYDTEVKYYLTKQNKYGIPLDSRKSYTKNDWILWTATFAPTQNEFQALIHPVYKHAIETQSRVPLNDFYDSNTGIRDNFKARSVVGGFYMKMLADKLKMTKK is encoded by the coding sequence ATGAGGACCGAAATCAATAAAATAAAAATACTTGGCTTTATAGGATGCCTTTTTGCCGGCATGTTGCTCAAAGCACAGGATCGAAAGGCGCCATCTTATCCATTGATCACACATAATACCTATTTTAGCATTTGGTCTAATACTGATAAGTTAAACGAGTCGCCTACAACACATTGGACGGGTGCCGAGCAGTCACTTTTAGGCCTGATAAACGTTGATGGCAATGTTTTCCGTTTTATGGGAATGGAAAGCCCAAATTATATAACCATTCTTCCTGCTTCAGATGAAGGCGCTTACCAGATGCAGTATACAGAAACGAAGCCCCGGGGAAATTGGAATTCACCTGAATATGCAGCTTCCGATTGGAAAACAGGTTCGGCACCAATTGGGGACGATATTAAAAACGTAAAAACCATTTGGCGCTCAAACGAAATATGGGTGAGAAGGTCGTTCAGGGTTTCCAATATGGCGGCAATTAATAAGCTTTTTTTAAAGATAAACCACGATGATAATATCCAGGTTTTTCTTAACGGGAAAAAGGTATATGTTAAAGAAGGCTGGACAAGTGATTTTCAATATATCGTGCTAAATGATAAAAATGTACTTAAGGACGGCGATAACACTATTGCTATACATTTAATGAATACTGCTGGCGGCAGGCATCTTGATTTTGGATTGGTTGACAGACAAAAAGATAAAGCTGGTAAAGTGCAGGTAACCAGGCAAAAAAATGTTGATGTAAATGCTACCCAAACCATTTATGATTTTAGCTGCGGTAAAATAGACCTGAAATTAACCTTTACCTCGCCGCTATTGATGAACGACCTGCAACTGTTTGCCAGGCCTGTGTCTTATATTACCTGCCGGGTTAAAGCAAATGATGGCAAAACACACCAGGTTAAGGTCTCCTTAAGCGCATCATCTAATATTGCTGTTTATAATCCGACCCAGGAGGTAACAACTCAAAAATACGCTACCAGTAAATTGTCGATTTTAAAAACGGGAACTATTGAACAACCGGTTTTGCAAAAAGCAGGTGACGACATGCGGATTGATTGGGGCTATTTTTATGTTGCTGCCCCCAAAACAAGCAATGCCATTCAATTTGTTACACCCGGAAAAGATGCCGCCAGCGCTTTTATAAAAGGTAATTATCAATCAACGGCTAAGCAAGGTAAAATGCTGGCATTAAATACCATTATACCTTTTGGTGCAGTTGGTAAAGCCCCGGCCGAAAAATTTCTCGAGTTGGGTTATGATGAGATTTACTCCGTTCAATACTTTAACAATAATTTGAGGCCATGGTGGAACGCTTCGGCAAAAGCAACTATTGAGGGGGAATTAACTGATGCCGCCTTGCAGTACAAAAATGTAATGGGTAAATGCGATGATCTTAATAAATCAATTTATGCCGATGCTTTAAAATCTGGCGGCGTGGAATATGCACACCTGTGTATGTTAAGCTACCGGCAAAGTATCGCTGCACATACGCTGGTTAAAAGTCCGCAAGGTGATCTGTTATGGTTGTCGAAAGAAAACAATAGCGGCGGTTTCATCAATACTGTTGATGTAACGTATCCATCAGCACCGTTATATTTAATTTATAATCCGGTACTGTTACAAGGGATGCTCAATGGCATTTTTTATTTTAGTGAAAGCGGAAAATATCCCCATCCATGGGCCGCGCATGATTTAGGAACTTATCCGTTAGCAAACGGCCAAACCTATGGCGAACCGATGCCAATCGAAGAATCTGGAAATATGATTATTTTAACAGCTGCAATTGCAAAAGCCCAGGGTAATGCAAATTATGCAAAGCTGCATTGGAAAACACTTAGCACCTGGGTTGATTATTTAGCAAAAGAAGGGTTAGACCCTAAGATGCAGTTATGTACCGACGATTTTGCGGGCCATTTAGCAAGAAATGCTAATTTATCTGTAAAAGCCATTGTGAGTATTGCCTGTTATGCACAAATGGCAGAAACGCTGGGTTATACCGAAATTGCCGGTAAGTACAGGGCCATTGCTGTTAACATGGTGCCTAAATGGATGGAAATGGCTGACGGGGGCGATCACTATGCATTAACTTTTGATGATAAAAGTACATGGAGCCAAAAATATAATCTGGTTTGGGACAAAGTTTTGAACTTAAACTTGTTCCCGCAAAAAGTATATGATACAGAAGTTAAATACTATTTAACTAAGCAAAATAAATACGGTATTCCGTTGGATAGCAGGAAATCTTATACTAAAAACGACTGGATTTTGTGGACCGCAACTTTTGCACCAACTCAGAATGAATTCCAGGCATTGATTCATCCAGTTTATAAACACGCAATTGAAACACAGTCAAGAGTACCTTTGAACGATTTTTATGACTCAAATACAGGCATCCGCGATAATTTTAAAGCCCGGAGTGTAGTTGGTGGTTTTTATATGAAAATGCTGGCTGATAAACTAAAAATGACGAAAAAGTAA
- a CDS encoding PKD domain-containing protein yields the protein MKKLFSIISALILMVTLSVGCKKDKPVDTTVVEEPVPLTGFTVAKADSVDFLKYQFTNTSTNYKELLWQFGDDSTSVEKSPLHKYAFEGIYHVVLTSRNSQGLSSSREIILNVADPNFDRTKVGESYFATIGGTLTVSRDNGGGPNSNEGSLKVVDGDPNSKFFQSGFSGDLVLKYELKTAALAGAYTLISGNDSPDRDPKTWILQGSEDGIKWINLHSRTGELFSGRAQRKLYHFNNNVPYKFYRLSIKANNGSRDFQMAEWTVNKKQP from the coding sequence ATGAAAAAGTTATTCAGCATTATATCAGCACTTATACTCATGGTAACGTTGTCGGTAGGATGTAAAAAGGATAAACCGGTAGATACTACCGTAGTTGAAGAACCTGTGCCCTTAACAGGCTTTACCGTGGCGAAGGCAGATAGTGTTGATTTTCTGAAATATCAGTTTACCAACACTTCAACCAATTATAAAGAGTTATTATGGCAATTTGGCGACGATAGCACTTCTGTTGAAAAGTCGCCGCTGCACAAATATGCATTTGAGGGCATATACCACGTAGTACTAACATCAAGAAACTCGCAGGGGCTTTCGTCGAGCCGGGAAATAATATTGAACGTAGCGGACCCTAATTTTGACAGAACAAAAGTTGGGGAAAGCTATTTTGCCACTATTGGCGGTACCCTTACTGTTTCGCGCGATAATGGCGGTGGCCCCAACTCAAACGAGGGGTCTTTAAAAGTGGTTGACGGTGATCCCAATTCAAAGTTTTTTCAATCCGGCTTTTCCGGCGACCTGGTGTTGAAGTATGAGCTTAAAACAGCTGCCCTTGCAGGGGCGTACACTTTGATAAGCGGTAATGATTCGCCCGATCGGGATCCTAAAACCTGGATATTACAAGGTTCGGAAGATGGGATAAAATGGATAAACTTACATTCGCGCACAGGGGAGTTGTTTTCTGGCCGCGCCCAGCGTAAATTATATCATTTCAATAATAATGTACCCTACAAGTTTTACAGGTTAAGCATCAAGGCAAATAACGGCAGCCGCGATTTTCAAATGGCCGAATGGACAGTAAATAAAAAGCAACCCTAA
- a CDS encoding PA14 domain-containing protein — MMKNYIYSILLGITLITVSCKHNNLDDVGLIKNNAVSISGDGVVVAGVTKDNETVKVPFKISLSAAASKAFQVGITLNSDTVNQLIANGTLKNTIVLSNGAIDYPSVINVSYGSDTATGVAIVRLTALEANYGKNVAFAFKLTDPGKGNQVKASKSNIMVVLNTKQLIDEKDIHYLSIVNGGTIMSVDYKKNYTTSPAGITIPLIVNLSGQAGTAFNVHVKLNTDTINKLVSSKILPANSINLSPANFTIDTLIRVNSNSNTAQIRLQIGWPVFDANITANKKFAFAISLSAPTRHILHPTSSKIIVLVEPTVNLDNNSYITGNGTGLKAEYFSNNQQLDFDGRAPSLVRIDETIDFGGDWLPSSIVSNDNYSSRWTGEFLAPVRGEYIFYQTRWDDGARLFIDGKAVIDDFTTQWDLPSRFAKVTLERGKRYKIEADHRENVGGQQARLEYEVPSAGINGRRIVPKSQLFPAQ, encoded by the coding sequence ATGATGAAAAATTATATATACAGTATATTACTTGGGATAACCCTTATCACTGTTTCCTGTAAGCATAATAACCTTGACGACGTAGGTTTAATTAAAAATAATGCAGTAAGTATTTCTGGTGATGGTGTTGTTGTTGCGGGAGTAACAAAGGATAATGAAACGGTAAAGGTTCCGTTTAAAATATCACTGTCTGCGGCTGCAAGTAAAGCTTTTCAGGTAGGTATTACCCTTAATAGCGACACCGTTAATCAACTAATAGCCAACGGCACTTTAAAAAATACTATAGTATTATCTAATGGGGCTATTGATTATCCAAGTGTAATTAATGTGTCGTATGGTTCAGATACCGCTACGGGAGTTGCAATAGTAAGGCTTACAGCGCTTGAGGCTAATTATGGTAAAAATGTCGCATTTGCTTTTAAACTTACCGACCCCGGAAAAGGTAACCAGGTTAAAGCGTCCAAATCAAATATTATGGTTGTACTTAATACCAAGCAACTGATAGACGAAAAAGATATCCATTATCTTTCTATTGTAAATGGTGGCACTATTATGAGTGTTGATTATAAAAAGAATTACACTACTTCTCCGGCAGGCATTACCATACCGCTGATAGTCAATTTGTCCGGGCAGGCCGGTACTGCATTTAATGTGCACGTAAAGCTAAATACGGATACCATTAACAAGCTTGTAAGCAGCAAAATATTACCGGCTAATTCCATCAACTTAAGCCCGGCCAATTTTACTATTGATACCTTAATCAGGGTAAATTCAAATTCAAATACGGCTCAAATACGCCTACAGATAGGGTGGCCGGTTTTTGATGCCAATATCACGGCAAACAAAAAATTTGCGTTTGCAATAAGCTTAAGCGCCCCAACAAGGCATATTTTACACCCAACAAGCAGCAAAATAATTGTTTTGGTAGAGCCTACGGTTAATCTCGACAACAATTCATACATAACCGGTAATGGCACTGGCCTGAAAGCCGAGTATTTTTCAAACAATCAGCAACTTGATTTTGATGGGCGGGCGCCATCACTGGTAAGGATAGACGAAACTATTGATTTTGGCGGAGATTGGCTGCCCTCATCCATTGTCAGCAATGATAACTATTCATCAAGATGGACCGGCGAGTTTTTAGCCCCGGTTCGCGGCGAGTATATATTTTATCAAACACGCTGGGATGATGGTGCAAGGTTGTTTATTGATGGTAAAGCGGTTATCGATGATTTTACTACCCAATGGGACCTGCCAAGCAGATTTGCCAAAGTGACCCTCGAACGCGGAAAGCGATACAAGATAGAAGCAGACCACCGCGAAAATGTTGGCGGTCAACAGGCCAGGCTTGAATATGAAGTGCCATCGGCAGGCATAAACGGAAGACGGATTGTACCTAAAAGTCAATTATTTCCAGCACAGTAA
- a CDS encoding alkaline phosphatase family protein, with amino-acid sequence MGQKKKYQGIVFGIMCSILAIAVISCNKDFLKALPDKNYSDTTSVAYGQRKVLYLIVDGARGVSVNSANVPNIKALLPNSIYSWVALSDPDSTRDVSNWANMLTGVKKEKHLVLNDNLTGANLANYPVVLQRIKDEKPTAKMVAFSSSAIFKNNFTTGATVSELFDTDEQIKTAVVNDINTDTASLILGHFNDIDEAGAKYGYDNSAPQYKAAIEKFDGHVGAIMDALKKRKNYQNEEWLVVIASSGGGKFAIPANQNDNTVFSNTAANTFTIYYSTRYKQRVIGKPFTGNRYLGKTVRLYGESVRAEIDTADVFNLGDTTKFTIELKVKKNADKFFWPSILGKRREWSAGHPSVGWVIYLEDAYWYFEMRGTKDGDYRQCRGADLQKGRWHNLSVKCEIRAGKRFIRTYTDGNFNNEMEITSSGSLDNNNPLKLGFLNGNGHGTPDVYVSDIRFFKVDVPDAVIGNYACETSISEGHPYYSFLAAYWPGTDGQGDKLKDVGPQARDFQLKGDYKWEDFNDLICPPPAEALAVFVPQTTDIPAQIINWFRIPNRQSWGLDGRVWLDQ; translated from the coding sequence ATGGGGCAGAAGAAAAAATACCAGGGAATAGTGTTTGGAATAATGTGTTCCATACTGGCCATTGCGGTAATATCCTGTAATAAAGATTTTTTAAAGGCGTTGCCTGATAAAAATTATAGCGATACCACCAGCGTAGCCTACGGTCAACGCAAAGTGTTGTATTTGATTGTTGATGGGGCAAGGGGCGTATCAGTAAACAGCGCCAATGTGCCTAATATTAAAGCCTTATTGCCAAATTCCATTTACAGTTGGGTAGCATTAAGCGATCCTGATTCAACCAGGGATGTTAGTAATTGGGCCAACATGCTAACCGGGGTAAAAAAAGAAAAGCACTTGGTTTTAAACGATAATTTAACCGGGGCGAATTTGGCAAACTACCCGGTTGTGCTTCAAAGAATAAAGGACGAAAAACCTACCGCCAAAATGGTAGCATTTTCGTCTTCGGCAATCTTTAAAAATAATTTTACCACGGGGGCCACTGTAAGTGAATTGTTTGACACTGATGAGCAGATTAAAACAGCTGTTGTAAATGATATCAATACCGATACTGCAAGCTTGATTTTAGGGCATTTTAATGATATCGACGAGGCCGGCGCCAAATACGGTTATGATAACTCGGCTCCCCAGTATAAGGCCGCTATTGAAAAGTTTGATGGCCATGTAGGTGCTATAATGGATGCATTAAAAAAACGCAAGAATTATCAGAATGAAGAGTGGCTGGTAGTTATAGCTTCAAGTGGCGGTGGTAAGTTTGCCATACCGGCAAATCAAAACGACAACACAGTTTTTAGCAATACAGCGGCCAATACCTTTACTATTTATTATAGTACAAGGTATAAGCAACGCGTAATAGGAAAACCATTTACCGGAAACCGTTACTTAGGTAAAACAGTAAGGTTGTACGGTGAATCGGTAAGGGCTGAAATTGATACAGCTGATGTGTTTAACCTTGGCGATACTACCAAATTTACCATTGAGCTAAAGGTTAAGAAAAATGCGGATAAGTTTTTTTGGCCAAGCATTTTGGGAAAAAGGCGCGAGTGGTCAGCCGGGCACCCAAGTGTGGGCTGGGTAATTTACCTGGAAGATGCCTATTGGTACTTTGAAATGAGAGGTACAAAAGATGGCGATTACAGGCAATGCAGGGGAGCCGATTTGCAAAAAGGCAGATGGCATAACTTATCTGTTAAATGCGAGATCCGTGCGGGCAAACGCTTTATCAGAACATATACCGACGGTAATTTTAATAACGAAATGGAAATTACATCATCGGGAAGCCTTGATAATAATAACCCCCTGAAATTGGGTTTTTTAAACGGTAACGGACATGGTACACCAGACGTGTATGTAAGCGATATCAGGTTTTTTAAAGTAGATGTACCGGATGCGGTTATTGGCAATTACGCTTGCGAAACATCTATTTCAGAAGGGCACCCTTATTACAGTTTTCTTGCTGCCTACTGGCCGGGAACCGACGGGCAGGGCGATAAATTGAAAGATGTTGGCCCGCAGGCCCGTGATTTTCAATTAAAGGGAGATTATAAATGGGAAGATTTTAACGACCTGATATGCCCGCCGCCGGCCGAAGCGCTTGCTGTATTTGTGCCGCAAACAACAGATATACCTGCGCAAATAATAAACTGGTTCCGGATTCCTAACAGGCAAAGCTGGGGGCTTGATGGCAGAGTTTGGTTAGATCAGTAA
- a CDS encoding DUF5008 domain-containing protein, which yields MKKIRYIIILAMAALVIQSCKKTKETFEAPYGDGKPPLGVSLSRDALPSPSSGAVGAEITFKATGLLPYKDKLKFMFNGEEGQITEVTATGIKVKVPPFGSSGITSIAIDDQLVLGPLFKVNGLINIDPSFRATLGANNFVSQIFPLADGRNLVIGRFTNYDNKGIITPLNRIVRTSSDGEFDRTFRTGKAANGALARVMQINSKFIIAGGFSGYNQRTDNISNITSLGVDGSVDTIGIKVYRRPTQKDTSRDTTKYFPKFNGGTNEFINRVYNHQNKILATGNFRYYVHRTYQKPNHDFTKDTVIVDSTETRQVLRFNLDGSLDKTFRFNVAANKGLPAANGPIDSYMHTDAALIEKLVVFGSFTTFDQTPAGRIVRLNANGGIDNTFKAGLGADNGISSLTYNTVTKKYLITGVFRTYNGKPVISMALLNQDGSLDESFVPKVFEGGYPAFARQLDDGLIVVSGGFKKYNKVTRNGFMVLNSKGDLAGNYNTTGPFSGGLSDIIETKSADGKRALYLIGGFDRFDNQPVNNIIRVTIE from the coding sequence ATGAAAAAAATCAGATACATAATAATACTTGCCATGGCAGCCTTAGTTATACAAAGCTGCAAAAAGACTAAGGAGACCTTTGAAGCTCCTTATGGCGACGGCAAGCCGCCGTTGGGCGTTTCTCTTAGCCGCGATGCATTACCAAGCCCATCATCGGGCGCGGTAGGTGCCGAAATTACTTTTAAAGCAACCGGCCTCCTGCCTTATAAGGATAAATTGAAATTTATGTTTAACGGCGAGGAGGGGCAAATTACAGAGGTTACGGCAACAGGTATCAAAGTAAAAGTTCCGCCGTTTGGCAGTAGTGGCATTACCTCAATAGCCATAGATGACCAGTTAGTGCTGGGGCCGTTGTTTAAGGTTAACGGACTTATTAACATCGATCCTTCCTTTAGGGCTACCTTGGGTGCAAATAACTTTGTAAGCCAGATATTTCCATTGGCCGATGGCCGGAACCTGGTAATAGGCCGGTTTACCAATTACGATAACAAGGGAATTATTACGCCGCTTAACCGGATTGTAAGAACATCATCCGATGGCGAGTTTGACCGTACATTCAGAACCGGTAAAGCAGCTAACGGTGCTTTAGCCAGGGTTATGCAGATAAACTCGAAGTTTATTATCGCGGGCGGCTTTAGCGGATATAATCAACGGACAGACAATATTAGTAACATAACCAGTTTAGGCGTTGATGGCAGTGTTGATACTATAGGTATAAAAGTATACCGGAGGCCTACACAAAAAGATACCTCGAGGGATACCACCAAATATTTTCCGAAATTTAATGGCGGTACAAACGAGTTTATAAACAGGGTTTATAATCATCAAAATAAGATACTGGCGACCGGCAACTTCAGGTACTATGTACACCGCACCTATCAAAAGCCCAATCACGACTTTACAAAAGATACGGTTATTGTAGATAGTACCGAAACAAGGCAGGTGCTCCGCTTTAACCTGGATGGATCATTAGATAAAACATTTCGTTTTAACGTGGCTGCCAATAAAGGCCTGCCGGCAGCAAACGGCCCAATAGATTCATATATGCACACAGATGCCGCGCTGATAGAGAAGCTTGTGGTTTTTGGAAGCTTTACAACATTTGATCAAACCCCGGCAGGCCGTATTGTGAGGTTAAATGCCAATGGTGGCATCGATAACACATTTAAAGCAGGCTTGGGGGCCGATAACGGCATATCATCCTTAACCTATAACACCGTTACAAAAAAATATCTCATTACCGGGGTATTCAGAACATATAACGGTAAGCCCGTGATAAGTATGGCATTACTTAACCAGGACGGTAGTCTTGATGAGTCATTTGTTCCAAAAGTATTCGAGGGCGGCTACCCGGCCTTTGCAAGACAACTGGACGATGGCTTAATAGTAGTTAGCGGCGGTTTTAAAAAATATAATAAGGTAACGCGCAACGGATTTATGGTACTTAACTCCAAAGGCGATCTTGCCGGTAACTATAACACTACAGGTCCGTTTTCGGGTGGTCTGTCAGATATCATTGAAACAAAATCGGCCGACGGAAAAAGGGCGTTATACCTGATAGGTGGATTCGACAGGTTTGACAACCAGCCGGTAAATAACATTATACGGGTAACCATTGAATAA